TCTTTTTTTCTATTAGCTTCTTGAACTTCAATATCATTTATTTTAATATTGATGTCAAAACCAAATGGAGTTAACAATTGCATAACTAAATAAACAACATATGCATCATCAAGAATTTTATTAACATACAAATCTACTAATTTATCTTTTTTAAAGGTGTATATTTCAAAATGCATATCTAATAATTCAAATGGAGTTTTAAATCATATAAATGCTTCTTGATTTCTTATTAGCATACCAAGATTATCAATTTTTTGATAATGATTTTTAATTTTACTTTTTTTATCTGGGACATTAATGGTAGTTTTATTAATTGTGTTTTTTAAATCAATTAAATATTGCAAGTTATTTGAATCATTTACTCATTTATCAAGAGCATTTGAATTTGATGAACGTAAGTTTAAATTCATAATTTGTTTAGATTCATTTAATAATTTATAACCATCTGGAGTATAGTTATCCTTATCATCAAAAAGAGTTAAATTAACATTTTTGTCTAAATTAATTAACTTAGCAGCTATACCAAAATAAAGCTCATCTTCTGTGATTTCTATCCTGTCTTTATAAAATAATTTTTTGTTTTTTAAAGCTTTTTTATACACTTTTTTAGATAAATTATCTAATTGACATCATTTGGTTTTTCTAAATAATAAATTTTGCATTTTTATGTATTGCTGTCTAGTTCTTGCTTCATACATTTCATACTTTTGAGTGATTAAATTATAGTTTTTTAAATCTTTTATATTATTTGTATTTTTGTAAAAATTAATAGACTCATAATTTATATTAGAGGAATCTCCATCTAGATATTGTGGAGTTAATTCAAAATATTTAAAGAAATAATCCACCAAAATTCTATTATTTATTGAACTAATTACATTAGCTTTTACATATTTTTTAGCTTTTATTGCAAATCAGTAAGTAATTGAACCAGGAATAATCATTGCTAATGATAGCGTTATAAGTGATATTAGTAAAGGAAAATAATTATTATATTTTCTTAATCAAGCATCTTCTGATAGATGATTAGGCGCTCAAAATAAAATCAAACAAAACAGTAAAAAAGTTATTGATAATAACAATAATCCAATACAAAAAATAGATAAACCGGCTCAAAAACCAGAATGAGATAAATATAACTTCGACAAGTTCTTTTTATCAGCATAAAAATTATTTATTTTTTCTTTTACAGTGTTTTTTACTGCTAAAAATTGTTGATCATAAAATTTTTCTTTTGATAAAATCAAATTGTATTTTTCCATCAAGTCCCCTTTCTTTTTTTAGGTAACAATTAAATTATAATATTAATTGGATTTTAAAAATTTAAAATAAAAGAATAGCAATAGTAGGTAAATAAATGAATAAATTAGAAGCAAAAAAAGCAATCGATAGTTTAACTAGAAAAATTAATGCATGAAATATTGAATACTATCAGGAAAATAACCCATCTGTTAGCGATCTTGAATATGATAAGGCTTTAAATGAACTTGAACGATTAGAATTGTTATATCCAGAATTTATAAATGAAAACAGTCCAACAAAAATTTTGGGATCTTTTGCTTCATCTAAATTTACAAAATTCACTCACCAGAAACCTATGCTTTCATTAGCTAAAGCGTATTCATATGATGAAGTTTTAAAATATATAAATAACATTGAAAAAATTGTACCTATTGAAAAAATAAACTTTACAATTGAACCTAAGATTGATGGTTTAAGTATAGCATTGCACTATAAAAAAGGCAAATTAGTAAAAGCAGTAACTAGAGGAAATGGCATAGAAGGAGAGGATGTTACAGATAATATTATTCAAATTAAGTCCATTCCAAAAACAATTAATTATCACAATGATCTTGAAGTTAGGGGAGAAGTATTTATAACTAAAGAGGACTTTAAAAAAATAAATACTAATAATTCATTTGCAAACGCTAGAAATGCAGCAAGCGGTACGCTAAGACAATTAGATTCATCAATTGTTGCTCAAAGAAATTTAAGTGCTTTTTTGTATGAACTAATTAACCCAGAACTACATGGAATATCTACTCAATTTGAAGCTATTCAATTTATAAAAAAACTAGGAATTCCTGTAAATGATTTTGGGAAAGTTGTTGATATTGAAGAACTAGAAGATGAAATAGAAAATTTTTCTGAAATAAAAAACACACTGCCATATGATGCGGATGGATTAGTTATCAAGTTAAATAACATATTATTATGGACAAAACTGGGAAGAACCGCTAAATTTCCTAAGCATTCAATTGCTTTTAAATATGATGTTGAAGTTGCACAAAGTAAAATTGAAAAAATAGTTGCAACAGTAGGTAGAACTGGAAAAATTACATATGTTGCTAATATTGAGCCTGTTGTTTTAAATCAAACTACTGTTAAAGCTGCAACATTGCATAATCATAATTTTATAAAAACAATGAACATAAATGTTGGAGATAATGTCAACATAATAAAAGCAGGAGAAATTATTCCCAAAGTTACTAGTTTAAGTGGAAACAAAGAAAATATTGATTTTTATCAAAAAAATAATACATGTCCTTCATGTCATTCAATTTTAGTTGAATATGAAAACAATGTTGATCAATTTTGTATAAATGATGATTGTGATGACAAAAAAATTAACAATATATATCACTTTTGTTCAAGAAACTGCATGGATATAGTTGGATTAGGATTGTCTACAATAAAGGATTTTTATCCAAAAATAATTAATAAAATTCAAGATATTTTTACTTTATCTGATAAAAAAAATGAAATACTAAAAATACCAAGATATGGAAGACTAAAATTTAAAAATATAATTGAAAGCATCGAAAAATCAAAAAATGTAGATTTTTATAAAGCACTTTTTGCACTAGGAATAAAACAAATTGGACAAAGAGCAGCAAAATTAATAGCAAATGAATATCAAAATTTTAGTGAAATAATAAATGATAAAAATTTATGAAAAATTGAACATATAAAAACTATTGGACCGAAAATGTTGGATAGTATAAAAGATTTTTTTGCCAATGATAAAAATACAGAGCTTGCTTTATACTTAGACACTGTTTTGAATTACAATACAAACAAAAAAAATATTTCAACAATTTTCGCTAATAAAGTTTTTGTTATCAGTGGCAAACTTTCTAATCCTAGGGACTATTATGTTTCAATTATTGAATCAAATTCTGGAAAAGTTTCGTCAAGTGTTTCGTCAAAAACAACATATTTACTAATTGGGGAAGATCCAGGAAGTAAACTAGACAAAGCAAAAGAACTAAATGTTGAAATAATAAATGAGGAAAAATTCAATAGTTTTTTAAAATAACTCTTTTTTAAAAAACCTATAAAAAAGCTTAATATGTAAAATGAAAACGGAATTTTCCCGTTTTTTTTTTTTTTTTTTGTAAGTACTTTTTTGTTGTATTATAAATGCGAAAAAAATCTGAAGAAAATATTATTATAAAAAGGATATATATAAGATTCTTATTAATAATTTATTTAGATGATTTATTTGAAAATAATAAAGTGCAGAGATACATAAAAAATAAAAAAGAGGTATTTATGAGTTTTTTAAAGAAAAGAAAAAGCAAAATACTTATTGGTACAGTAGCAGCCGGTTCAGTTTTATCTATATCAACTGGACTATTAGTTTACGCAACTTCATCTAGTAATGATTCTGGAATAGGAATTGTAAGTAATGGTGCAGTTAACAGTTATCTTTCTCAAGATAAAAATGGAATTGATTCAAAAGCTAAACCATCGTCAACAGATTACAAAAAATCTAAAATCATTATTACAGATGATATTGAGAAAATTCAACTGCCTTCAGAAGAACCGCCTAAGCCTAAACCCGACCCAGTCCCAGAACCTCCAAAACCAGAACCTATACCAGAACCACCTAAACCAAAACCAGAACCTCCAAAACCAAAGCCTGAACCTATACCAGAACCACCTAAGCCTAAACCAGAACCGCCAAAACCAAAACCTAAGCCAAAGCCTGAACCGCCAAAACCAAAACCTCAACCTCAACCTAAACCTGAGCCAAAGCCACAACCTCCAAAACCAAAACCAGAACCTGAAGTTGTTAAAAAGCCTCTTGTTATTAATGGAGTTACAGTTCAAGCTAATGTTAAACCAAGAAAAGAAAGAGTTGTTTCTCAAAGAGATAAAGAGAGAAAAATTGCCAATCCTAAACCTTATACAAATATAGTTGTTGATAAGCTTCTTGGTATTGAGGTAACTGATGAACTTAGGAAAAAGACTATAGAAAAAGCATTGAATCCGGGAGATAATGACAGAATTGGATTATTTAATGATTTTAGACTAACATCAATAACAAATAATGCAAAAACACTTGAAGAAGCCGAAAAGCTAATAAACCTTAGCGATAATGATAGATACAATTGACAAAATGTTTTACAAAGATTTCAAAGATTGTTAAATTCACCTAGAGTTGTTGAGTTTTTAAAAGAAGAAGCTAAAAAAGAATATCCAACAAAGAAATTCAATACAGAAACACAAAGATATGTTTGATTAATTCAAAACTTAGATCAATCAAAATTTACAAAAATGTCATCACAAGCTGAAAAATACCTTAAAGAAGGATTGACAATTGATCCTAGAAATACATATGTAAACGAAAATGGTGAGCTTGATTCATGATCATATGCACCACCTGACGAATTTAATACTGTCGTAAGCACAATGAAAAAAGACAATCAAAATAAAACATTTTGACATAATGACCATTGACCAAGACCATCTGGAAGTATTCTTACTGGTGAATATCCAGGATGAGAAAAAACAGATGTTACAAGTACTCCTGAATATTCTAAATACAATGTTAGTCACAGCGATGGCATAAAAATAAGCACAATGCGTAAAACCAATCCTGAAAGTGGAAAGAGAAATCATGGTATTGTTGTTGAAATTGATGCAGCAAATCCTTCTGGTTATGCAAAAACTTTAGAACTTATTAAAAAACTTAAAGAAGATAAAAAAGAAGTTACTTCTTATAGAATTTTCAACATGGGTGAAACTAGTTCAAGTCAAAAATTTAAGGAAATTTTATCTGAACTACCAAATGAATTACCACAATTAGAATTATTCTTTTCAGCTAATGCTACTAATACATCATCATTAATTGCACTTGAAAATAAAAATATTAAAGAATTATCTCTTTATACTCAAGGTAATTCTCTGCTTACTCAATGATCATTTAACCCATTAGCTCTTAGAAATACAGAATGAATTAATACAAATGATTATAATGTTAGTTCACATTATCCTAAAAATTCAAACATTGCAACTAGAATAACTTTTGACACTATTGCATTTGATCAAGAAGACTATAAAGGTGATCAAAATTTCGATAGAATTAATGATGGTCTTAGATTAGTATATTTCACAAGAAATAATGAAAAATTCTTCCAAGGAGCTTTTGGACCTGGTCTTGAACCAGATCATAATGAAAGCAATAATAGTTATCCAATGGGTCTTGATTTTTCACGTGTTCCTAATATTAAATCTCTTAGAGGGCTCATTTTTCATGATATTGAAGGAAAAAATCAAAAACCAAGAAAAATACGTAGATTAACTCTTTACAATAATGCAGAAACTTTTGAAATTAGCGACAATGAGCTTGATAAAGCTTCATTCCATCACATGGTGACAGGTGAACCCTGACCACCAAAAACAGAAATCAATTTCAGTAATGGCAACATAACTAAAAAAATTAGAATAACATCAAAGGATAGACTTTCAGGTGATGCTCTAAGAAATCTAACATATTTCTTTAAATACAATGATGCAATTAAAGCTTCAAACACTATCCAAGTTCCAGAAGATGCAAATGAACTTAGAGATCAACTTAAATCAAATGGTTATAATGTTGAAACAAGCAATGATGTTTACATACCATAGAATTGTAGGAAATTAAAATGAAACAGAAAAAAATTTTATTAAATCTTTTAAGAACATCTTCATTATTGTCACTACCTATTTTTACAATCGCTATTTCTTCACAATGTGACGTGCAAGATAATTCAAAGAAAGATAGTGATGATATTGATAATAGCAATAAAGAAAAAGATGGCTCTAGTTCAGCAAAAACTGGCAGTAATACAAGAAAAGATAGTTCTAGTTCAGTAGAAATAGATAATAGTAATTGAGAAAAATTTGAAAAAAATATTAAATCTATTGATAATTTAGAATCAATTGCAAGCCTTGAATTTTATATTAATGGATTTAAAAGAGATAAGTCACAAGTGTTGCCAACTGAAGCAAAAGAAAATATTGATGCTGCAAAAATAAATGTCAAAAATAACCAAAACATAATGGCTTATATTTTAAATATTGAAACAGAAAAAAATGCAAATGCAACTGGGCAAATAGCCATTAATGTTCAGTTTCAAGACAATGAAAGTAAAAAAATAGTAACTAAAAAATATACAGTTTCAGGTTTTAAAACTAATAACGGTCAACATCATTCATCAACAATACCAAGTGTTGCTGCAATAGAAAAAAATGAATTATTTAAATACCAAGAATTAAGTCAAAAAGAACGTTTTCTTCAAGATAACAAAAAATATATGGAAAGCCTTAAAAGACAAATATCAACTGATGGAGATTTTAAATCAGCTAGACCTGAGCTTTCAAAAACCAGTCATGAAAATATCAAAAAATTTAATGACTTAGCAGAAAAAGTTGGATTTGATACATATGAAAATGCTGCATTTAAAGGTTTTACACTCCCTGTTTATAATGATAAAGGTGATGTTAAGGGTCTAATGATTAATGATAGGCCCGAAACAAATAAAGGCCCTTCTTCAATAGACTCATATGGTAGAGAAC
The genomic region above belongs to Mycoplasma tauri and contains:
- a CDS encoding putative immunoglobulin-blocking virulence protein, producing MSFLKKRKSKILIGTVAAGSVLSISTGLLVYATSSSNDSGIGIVSNGAVNSYLSQDKNGIDSKAKPSSTDYKKSKIIITDDIEKIQLPSEEPPKPKPDPVPEPPKPEPIPEPPKPKPEPPKPKPEPIPEPPKPKPEPPKPKPKPKPEPPKPKPQPQPKPEPKPQPPKPKPEPEVVKKPLVINGVTVQANVKPRKERVVSQRDKERKIANPKPYTNIVVDKLLGIEVTDELRKKTIEKALNPGDNDRIGLFNDFRLTSITNNAKTLEEAEKLINLSDNDRYNWQNVLQRFQRLLNSPRVVEFLKEEAKKEYPTKKFNTETQRYVWLIQNLDQSKFTKMSSQAEKYLKEGLTIDPRNTYVNENGELDSWSYAPPDEFNTVVSTMKKDNQNKTFWHNDHWPRPSGSILTGEYPGWEKTDVTSTPEYSKYNVSHSDGIKISTMRKTNPESGKRNHGIVVEIDAANPSGYAKTLELIKKLKEDKKEVTSYRIFNMGETSSSQKFKEILSELPNELPQLELFFSANATNTSSLIALENKNIKELSLYTQGNSLLTQWSFNPLALRNTEWINTNDYNVSSHYPKNSNIATRITFDTIAFDQEDYKGDQNFDRINDGLRLVYFTRNNEKFFQGAFGPGLEPDHNESNNSYPMGLDFSRVPNIKSLRGLIFHDIEGKNQKPRKIRRLTLYNNAETFEISDNELDKASFHHMVTGEPWPPKTEINFSNGNITKKIRITSKDRLSGDALRNLTYFFKYNDAIKASNTIQVPEDANELRDQLKSNGYNVETSNDVYIP
- the ligA gene encoding NAD-dependent DNA ligase LigA; protein product: MNKLEAKKAIDSLTRKINAWNIEYYQENNPSVSDLEYDKALNELERLELLYPEFINENSPTKILGSFASSKFTKFTHQKPMLSLAKAYSYDEVLKYINNIEKIVPIEKINFTIEPKIDGLSIALHYKKGKLVKAVTRGNGIEGEDVTDNIIQIKSIPKTINYHNDLEVRGEVFITKEDFKKINTNNSFANARNAASGTLRQLDSSIVAQRNLSAFLYELINPELHGISTQFEAIQFIKKLGIPVNDFGKVVDIEELEDEIENFSEIKNTLPYDADGLVIKLNNILLWTKLGRTAKFPKHSIAFKYDVEVAQSKIEKIVATVGRTGKITYVANIEPVVLNQTTVKAATLHNHNFIKTMNINVGDNVNIIKAGEIIPKVTSLSGNKENIDFYQKNNTCPSCHSILVEYENNVDQFCINDDCDDKKINNIYHFCSRNCMDIVGLGLSTIKDFYPKIINKIQDIFTLSDKKNEILKIPRYGRLKFKNIIESIEKSKNVDFYKALFALGIKQIGQRAAKLIANEYQNFSEIINDKNLWKIEHIKTIGPKMLDSIKDFFANDKNTELALYLDTVLNYNTNKKNISTIFANKVFVISGKLSNPRDYYVSIIESNSGKVSSSVSSKTTYLLIGEDPGSKLDKAKELNVEIINEEKFNSFLK
- a CDS encoding MAG2810 family protein, which translates into the protein MEKYNLILSKEKFYDQQFLAVKNTVKEKINNFYADKKNLSKLYLSHSGFWAGLSIFCIGLLLLSITFLLFCLILFWAPNHLSEDAWLRKYNNYFPLLISLITLSLAMIIPGSITYWFAIKAKKYVKANVISSINNRILVDYFFKYFELTPQYLDGDSSNINYESINFYKNTNNIKDLKNYNLITQKYEMYEARTRQQYIKMQNLLFRKTKWCQLDNLSKKVYKKALKNKKLFYKDRIEITEDELYFGIAAKLINLDKNVNLTLFDDKDNYTPDGYKLLNESKQIMNLNLRSSNSNALDKWVNDSNNLQYLIDLKNTINKTTINVPDKKSKIKNHYQKIDNLGMLIRNQEAFIWFKTPFELLDMHFEIYTFKKDKLVDLYVNKILDDAYVVYLVMQLLTPFGFDINIKINDIEVQEANRKKEQTKSVDLFKSEPKEEDD